In Leptospira harrisiae, a genomic segment contains:
- the thrC gene encoding threonine synthase — MSLTKYQFRAQFRCTNESCGKTYPLHQVIYSCEACGELLNVEHDVDSLKQVSASDWKSEFESRFRSSQFPNASGVWGKKEWVLPGIQDENIVTSGEGTTHLYDASRFAKDLGLASLHVKQCGVSHTGSFKDLGMTVLVSQVKQMIADGVPIQAVACASTGDTSAALASYAAKAGIPSIILLPANKVSTAQLIQPVSNGALVLALETDFDGCMAVVKELTKEKSIYLANSMNSLRIEGQKTISIEITQQLGWKVPDWIVIPGGNLGNVSALGMGFELMLELGLINKLPRIILAQAKNASPLYQSFKKGFADFSPVTAEKTLASAIQIGDPVSVKKAIRVLKKFNGIVEVATEEELANAAARGDLYGLYNDPHTGVALAALLKSVESGVVGKGESVVVISTANGLKFTEFKLAFHEGKIPNIDEKLKNRIQPCKPNLSGVMEILGKQLKK; from the coding sequence ATGTCACTTACAAAATATCAATTCCGAGCACAGTTTCGTTGTACCAATGAATCTTGTGGCAAAACCTATCCCCTCCACCAAGTGATTTATTCCTGCGAAGCTTGCGGGGAACTTTTGAATGTCGAACATGATGTAGACAGTCTCAAACAAGTTTCGGCATCCGATTGGAAATCAGAATTTGAATCTCGGTTCCGTTCTAGCCAATTTCCAAATGCTTCTGGGGTTTGGGGGAAAAAGGAATGGGTCCTTCCAGGAATTCAGGATGAAAATATTGTTACCTCAGGGGAAGGAACCACCCATTTGTATGACGCTTCTCGTTTTGCTAAAGATTTGGGACTGGCGAGCCTTCATGTTAAACAATGTGGGGTATCGCATACCGGCTCTTTTAAAGATTTAGGAATGACGGTATTAGTGAGCCAGGTCAAACAGATGATTGCCGATGGAGTTCCCATCCAAGCGGTTGCTTGTGCATCCACTGGGGATACCTCTGCGGCTCTTGCATCTTATGCTGCCAAAGCAGGAATTCCTTCTATTATTTTATTACCAGCTAACAAAGTATCGACGGCTCAACTCATACAACCAGTGTCCAATGGAGCTCTTGTTTTGGCTCTGGAAACAGATTTTGATGGTTGTATGGCTGTGGTGAAAGAGCTCACCAAAGAAAAATCCATATATCTTGCAAACTCAATGAATTCCCTTCGTATTGAAGGGCAAAAAACCATTTCCATTGAAATCACACAACAGTTAGGTTGGAAAGTTCCCGATTGGATTGTGATCCCTGGGGGAAATTTAGGGAATGTTTCAGCCCTTGGAATGGGATTTGAACTGATGTTGGAACTTGGACTCATTAACAAACTTCCAAGGATCATTTTGGCACAGGCAAAAAATGCAAGTCCTCTCTATCAATCGTTTAAGAAAGGTTTTGCGGACTTTTCTCCTGTGACTGCAGAAAAAACTTTAGCATCAGCGATCCAAATTGGTGATCCTGTTTCTGTTAAAAAGGCAATTCGTGTTTTAAAGAAATTCAATGGAATTGTGGAAGTTGCCACAGAAGAAGAGTTGGCCAATGCTGCGGCTCGTGGTGATTTGTATGGACTTTACAATGATCCGCATACTGGTGTGGCTCTTGCGGCACTTTTGAAATCTGTAGAATCAGGTGTGGTTGGGAAAGGTGAGTCCGTGGTTGTGATCTCCACTGCGAATGGACTCAAGTTCACTGAATTCAAACTTGCCTTTCATGAAGGGAAAATCCCTAACATTGATGAGAAATTGAAGAACCGCATCCAACCTTGCAAACCAAACTTAAGTGGAGTGATGGAAATCCTAGGTAAACAACTGAAGAAATGA
- a CDS encoding sigma 54-interacting transcriptional regulator, producing the protein MSVKQDISGTLRKIQKEIQQLPNITDRLNFILDMTLTLFGASTGSISIMDQEEKVLTIVAAKGMDWEKKIAAKLPFNLGVTGRAASTREIIYVPDVTLDKDYVKLIETVRSELAIPLLTRDSTVGVLNLESDKVNFFSSDIINQATLFASQLTIVILEERIAKEAFEKSKREEDPVEEILGYDPSILFLKHRIRQVGPSDTSVMIIGEEGAGKKLIAKALHYISQRKNGPFLSVDCSGLSYELLEAELFGGQSGKIFNPGKLEQANGGSLYIESIGDLPTNLQTRLFQTLRDKTMPSPSAKKKDEVLNIRIFTGSKRDLLEDIQKETFSMDLYYRLAEVPLRVPPLRERRGDVPLLAHHFLYQYNKQYGRNKTFSTDALKALTGMPWSGNVRQLQSVIQYAVLVPPETVLEPHSFLQDGKRESEVPTKVQSFGVGTEILSPSENLSLNIAIERLEAIWIKEAFQRVSTQEEAAKLLGISRGSLQYKIKNNQFLDGFNT; encoded by the coding sequence ATGTCTGTAAAACAGGATATTTCCGGTACTTTAAGGAAAATCCAAAAAGAAATTCAACAACTTCCGAATATTACGGATCGATTGAATTTCATTTTGGATATGACTCTGACTTTGTTTGGAGCCTCCACCGGTAGTATATCCATTATGGACCAGGAAGAAAAAGTCCTTACGATTGTTGCGGCAAAAGGGATGGATTGGGAGAAAAAAATCGCCGCCAAACTTCCATTTAACTTAGGTGTGACTGGGCGTGCTGCCTCCACCAGAGAAATCATTTATGTTCCCGATGTAACTTTAGATAAAGACTATGTAAAACTCATCGAAACGGTTCGTTCCGAACTTGCCATTCCTCTGTTAACGAGAGATTCTACTGTTGGAGTTTTAAACTTAGAATCGGATAAGGTAAATTTTTTCTCATCCGATATCATTAACCAAGCAACTTTATTTGCTTCTCAATTAACGATTGTTATCCTTGAAGAGCGTATTGCCAAAGAAGCATTTGAAAAATCCAAACGAGAAGAAGATCCTGTTGAAGAAATTCTTGGATATGATCCGAGTATATTATTCCTAAAACATAGAATTCGTCAAGTAGGCCCTTCTGATACCTCAGTGATGATCATTGGAGAAGAGGGAGCTGGTAAAAAACTCATTGCTAAAGCATTACATTATATTTCCCAAAGAAAGAATGGCCCATTTCTTTCAGTAGATTGTTCGGGACTTAGTTATGAATTATTAGAAGCAGAACTCTTTGGTGGCCAAAGCGGAAAAATATTCAATCCAGGAAAATTGGAACAAGCCAACGGCGGATCTTTATACATTGAGTCCATTGGAGATTTACCTACCAATTTACAAACTAGGCTCTTTCAAACTTTAAGAGATAAAACGATGCCAAGTCCTTCTGCCAAAAAGAAGGACGAAGTTTTAAACATTCGGATCTTTACAGGTAGCAAAAGAGATTTATTAGAAGATATCCAAAAAGAAACTTTTTCTATGGACTTGTATTACCGCCTAGCAGAAGTTCCTTTAAGGGTGCCTCCACTAAGAGAAAGAAGAGGAGATGTTCCTCTTCTTGCACATCATTTTTTATACCAATACAATAAACAGTATGGAAGGAACAAAACGTTCTCAACAGATGCGTTAAAGGCACTTACAGGAATGCCTTGGAGTGGGAATGTAAGGCAATTACAAAGTGTCATTCAATATGCAGTCCTTGTACCACCGGAAACAGTTTTGGAACCACATTCATTTCTACAAGATGGCAAACGTGAATCTGAGGTTCCTACGAAGGTTCAGAGTTTTGGTGTGGGTACAGAAATCCTTTCTCCCTCTGAAAATTTATCTCTTAATATTGCCATCGAAAGATTGGAGGCAATTTGGATTAAAGAGGCATTCCAACGAGTCTCCACGCAGGAAGAGGCTGCTAAACTTCTAGGAATTAGTCGTGGTTCCTTGCAATATAAGATCAAAAATAACCAATTTCTGGACGGATTCAACACTTAA
- a CDS encoding OmpA family protein, whose product MADSYYRTISGKQYDNELLEIAEKATKRSKAPIGKNVAKTLFDAIKDGGDYTDVEKRTVKYIRDQFKFSPEADEYLRSEIRKWAAKISVPAAKKKSSAKSSAKKETTTRRSSARAVKASDEGFTPYTESYEFGETSHDEVAPTPEYNELVALNKFQITPKQNRIGRIILLSLIFVFFIVLIIFGIRSCNRSSKSSDNINQESNVSSESTGTRSLERVELSQGKISNRFESRASAIRYINDLQIRFIKQSMQTEDSASDKIATLAEALKAYPGVRIRIKGHTCFIGEMDENKILSDERAKFIFDELVKNGVSVTQLDYRGFGETAEIESNSTEAGRIKNRRVDFTVLSVNE is encoded by the coding sequence GTGGCAGATAGTTATTACCGTACCATCAGTGGTAAACAATATGATAATGAATTGTTAGAAATTGCAGAAAAAGCCACCAAACGTAGCAAAGCTCCTATTGGCAAAAACGTTGCTAAAACATTATTTGATGCCATAAAAGATGGCGGTGATTACACAGATGTGGAAAAACGCACTGTAAAGTACATTCGCGACCAGTTTAAATTTTCTCCTGAAGCTGACGAATACCTTCGTTCTGAAATTCGTAAGTGGGCAGCAAAAATCTCCGTTCCAGCTGCAAAGAAAAAATCTTCGGCTAAATCATCCGCAAAAAAAGAAACTACTACAAGACGAAGTTCCGCTCGTGCTGTTAAAGCTTCCGATGAAGGATTCACTCCTTATACTGAAAGTTATGAATTTGGGGAGACATCGCATGATGAGGTGGCTCCTACTCCTGAATACAATGAACTCGTTGCTTTGAATAAATTTCAAATCACACCAAAACAAAATCGAATTGGAAGAATTATTTTACTCAGTTTGATATTTGTATTTTTTATAGTTCTCATCATTTTTGGAATCCGAAGTTGCAATCGTAGTTCAAAATCCTCAGATAACATAAACCAAGAATCAAATGTTTCTTCGGAATCAACAGGAACACGATCTTTGGAACGAGTGGAATTATCCCAAGGTAAGATATCTAACCGATTTGAATCCAGAGCTTCGGCCATTCGTTATATCAATGATTTACAAATTCGTTTTATCAAACAAAGTATGCAAACAGAAGATAGTGCGAGTGATAAAATTGCCACTCTGGCAGAAGCACTAAAGGCTTATCCTGGAGTTCGCATTCGAATCAAAGGACATACATGTTTTATTGGTGAAATGGATGAAAACAAAATTTTATCCGATGAACGTGCAAAATTTATCTTTGATGAATTAGTAAAAAATGGTGTCAGTGTGACACAGCTCGACTATCGCGGATTTGGTGAAACAGCAGAAATTGAATCTAATTCTACGGAAGCTGGTCGAATCAAAAATAGACGGGTAGATTTTACTGTTTTATCTGTTAACGAATAG
- a CDS encoding LIC10486 family protein: protein MSELNSKADQLKRQADLMGLTKEAVFTDEQAKEVLQGKITDGYLVKVKIDLDSLNGMVLILVSSIRKHIMELYAVVGTSPTFRRIRTFADHVQICTDLGDIGKTGGYDPAISENIGRAVHRAFTKEKLEDLLPLWQKKDPSHISELLENPIIMATKGRNIKLQAEVDKLSTAKFRYENPMKGVILPIPKPEDEAASAQEVSVPGISTEPVKGELSSLERQIAQYRSSFPKELNMKTVISPINGVEFDNLVEGMEILFRVPTETPEGLTNAQILGLIDEEGKISKEPVVGKFLGIAGNKSEYHIFAEGPNQYLLHSIEEHPVKVAIPKPAGMTNGSNKGAGQNAKKKVGNTQAQESKSSGANLFMLMGAFVTIVLIGVLIFVMVIL from the coding sequence ATGTCCGAATTAAATTCAAAAGCAGACCAACTCAAACGACAAGCAGACCTTATGGGTCTGACAAAAGAAGCCGTGTTTACGGATGAACAAGCCAAGGAAGTTCTTCAAGGCAAAATTACTGATGGTTATCTTGTAAAAGTGAAAATCGATTTGGACAGTTTGAACGGAATGGTTCTCATTCTTGTTTCCTCCATTCGAAAACATATCATGGAACTGTATGCTGTGGTTGGAACTTCACCAACTTTTCGTAGGATTCGAACTTTTGCGGACCATGTACAAATCTGTACTGACTTGGGAGATATTGGAAAAACGGGAGGTTACGATCCTGCTATTTCCGAAAACATAGGACGTGCAGTTCATAGAGCGTTCACCAAAGAGAAGTTAGAAGACCTCCTTCCTCTTTGGCAAAAAAAAGATCCATCTCATATCTCTGAGCTTTTGGAAAACCCAATCATTATGGCTACCAAGGGAAGGAATATTAAACTCCAAGCAGAAGTAGACAAACTTTCAACTGCAAAGTTTCGATATGAAAACCCAATGAAAGGTGTCATTTTGCCCATTCCGAAACCAGAAGATGAAGCTGCCTCTGCGCAAGAAGTTTCTGTTCCTGGAATCTCCACCGAACCAGTAAAAGGTGAGCTTTCTTCTTTAGAACGACAAATCGCACAATACAGATCATCCTTTCCTAAAGAATTAAATATGAAAACAGTCATTTCCCCCATCAATGGTGTGGAGTTTGATAATTTAGTCGAAGGAATGGAAATTCTTTTTCGAGTTCCCACAGAAACTCCGGAAGGACTAACTAACGCACAGATCCTCGGGTTAATAGATGAAGAAGGAAAAATTTCTAAAGAACCTGTGGTTGGAAAATTTCTTGGGATCGCCGGTAATAAATCAGAATATCATATTTTTGCCGAAGGCCCAAATCAGTATTTACTACACTCCATAGAAGAACATCCTGTAAAAGTTGCCATTCCAAAACCAGCAGGTATGACCAATGGGTCAAACAAAGGTGCGGGTCAAAATGCTAAGAAAAAAGTTGGAAATACACAGGCACAAGAATCAAAATCTTCTGGTGCCAACTTGTTTATGTTAATGGGTGCCTTTGTGACGATTGTTCTGATTGGAGTGTTGATATTTGTGATGGTGATCTTATAA
- a CDS encoding penicillin-binding protein translates to MTEYKQRFKYIILFILFLFGILLFRVIYLTYFNDNIINLKSSKYVQRGTIYDRRGIELAISRESATVGIDPTNIYDPELTAQELGPILGIPPNKLIETIREKQNYFLLKREIELSKAEKIKALSLPGVRVEKEYKRIYPQGSLAASLLGFTGYDDDKALSGLEMLFNLELLSTPDAESSKGNNIHLTIDSIIQYRLEKSLQKAFLQTASKRGIGMIMDTETGKILAMASYPNFDPNHFQDFPLESHSNWSIRHVYEPGSTMKIFIALMLLNEGKILTNERFHCPGYIEIGKTTIRCTDNHGYVNLDEILQYSCNVGIIKAAQKIDEATYYSYMEKFKFGKRTNFSIHEAKGYLPPLNKWNKSTPYFLSIGQGLSVTPIQLITAAAAVVNGGILFEPSVVSQITNSYGELVHEFSIKNELLGIKEGAAKKTLNAMGKAVSQGTGKKAYLENYFIAGKTGTSQKAKAGAGYQAGLFTASFLGFFPAEKPKYVGLIVFDEPGGEAHTGGGIAAPVFREVVESIIPIVEKSEKALVYRLKGERNKIYKLNTNVMPDLTGFTASETIQIVKQLQQEFKIEGSGFVKSQEPKAGSPLSPNTTIKIILEP, encoded by the coding sequence ATGACTGAATACAAACAACGTTTTAAGTATATTATTCTTTTTATACTCTTCCTTTTTGGAATATTACTTTTTAGAGTAATTTATCTCACCTATTTTAATGATAATATTATCAATCTAAAGTCGAGTAAGTATGTACAACGAGGAACTATCTATGATAGACGTGGGATTGAACTTGCGATTTCTCGTGAATCGGCAACGGTAGGAATTGATCCCACAAATATTTATGATCCAGAACTCACTGCACAAGAGTTAGGTCCTATTCTTGGAATTCCTCCAAATAAACTCATCGAAACCATACGAGAAAAACAAAATTACTTTTTATTAAAAAGGGAAATTGAACTTTCTAAAGCAGAAAAAATTAAAGCTTTGTCACTTCCTGGTGTTCGTGTGGAAAAAGAATACAAACGAATTTATCCACAAGGAAGTTTGGCTGCAAGTTTACTTGGATTTACTGGTTACGATGACGACAAAGCACTCTCAGGCCTTGAGATGTTATTCAATTTAGAATTATTATCGACTCCCGATGCAGAGTCCAGCAAAGGAAACAATATCCACCTAACAATAGATAGCATCATTCAATACAGACTAGAAAAATCGTTACAAAAAGCTTTCCTACAAACTGCTTCCAAACGTGGGATTGGTATGATTATGGATACGGAAACAGGAAAAATTTTGGCAATGGCTTCCTATCCTAATTTTGATCCCAATCATTTCCAGGATTTTCCTTTGGAATCCCATTCAAATTGGTCCATTCGTCATGTGTATGAACCGGGATCTACAATGAAAATTTTCATTGCCCTTATGTTACTGAATGAAGGAAAAATCCTCACCAATGAAAGGTTCCATTGTCCTGGATATATTGAAATTGGAAAAACCACCATTCGTTGTACAGACAATCATGGTTATGTGAATTTGGATGAAATTTTACAATACTCTTGTAACGTAGGTATCATCAAAGCAGCACAAAAAATTGATGAAGCAACTTACTATAGTTATATGGAAAAATTTAAGTTTGGAAAACGAACCAATTTTTCAATTCATGAAGCCAAAGGATATTTACCTCCTTTAAACAAATGGAACAAAAGTACACCTTACTTTTTATCCATTGGACAAGGACTTTCTGTCACACCAATCCAACTCATCACTGCCGCTGCAGCAGTTGTGAATGGCGGAATATTATTTGAACCATCAGTTGTCTCACAAATTACCAATTCTTATGGGGAACTAGTGCATGAGTTTTCGATTAAAAATGAACTTCTCGGAATCAAAGAGGGAGCTGCTAAAAAAACTCTAAACGCAATGGGCAAAGCTGTCTCCCAAGGAACAGGGAAAAAAGCCTATTTAGAAAACTACTTTATTGCGGGAAAAACGGGAACTTCACAAAAAGCAAAAGCAGGAGCGGGATACCAAGCCGGTCTTTTTACCGCGAGTTTTCTTGGATTTTTTCCCGCAGAAAAACCCAAGTATGTGGGTCTCATTGTTTTTGATGAACCAGGGGGAGAGGCCCATACAGGTGGTGGGATTGCAGCACCTGTCTTTCGTGAGGTGGTGGAAAGTATTATTCCGATTGTGGAAAAAAGTGAGAAGGCCCTGGTTTACCGCTTAAAAGGCGAAAGAAATAAAATCTATAAACTGAATACCAATGTGATGCCTGATCTAACTGGATTTACAGCATCAGAAACCATTCAAATTGTAAAACAACTACAACAAGAATTTAAAATCGAAGGATCAGGCTTTGTCAAATCACAAGAACCAAAAGCAGGATCTCCACTTTCACCCAATACTACGATCAAAATTATTTTGGAACCATAA
- the prfB gene encoding peptide chain release factor 2 — translation MDRSLKELKKQTSEMIETFQTYWTAQNFQEDYDRLSSLIEKANDPKIWDSPDQAKTVTQKRNELQLKLDPWLDLKKELLDFPDLIELTSEEMGETGLKSLNDDFDRMFEAFENLQMLDALAGKDDGKAAFINIHPGAGGTESQDWADMLLRMYTRFCEQKGYRAELVDYQPGETAGIKNATLYIQGDHPFGYLKCESGVHRLVRISPFDSNKRRHTSFASVYVTPEVDDDIQVNIEEKDLRVDVYRSSGAGGQHVNTTDSAVRITHIPTGVVVSCQMERSQIKNRDTAMKMLRARLYEMEKQKAEEENAKKAGEKRDISWGSQIRSYVFHPYNLVKDHRTDFETGNVHAVMDGDLEDFIIAYLKYLTNQKANAKV, via the coding sequence ATGGATAGATCACTAAAAGAATTAAAAAAACAAACATCAGAAATGATTGAGACTTTCCAAACGTATTGGACGGCACAAAATTTCCAAGAAGACTACGACCGTTTATCCTCACTCATTGAAAAAGCAAACGATCCAAAAATATGGGATTCTCCTGACCAAGCAAAAACAGTCACGCAAAAACGAAACGAGTTACAATTAAAATTAGATCCTTGGTTGGATTTAAAAAAGGAACTTCTCGATTTTCCTGATTTGATAGAACTCACTTCGGAAGAAATGGGGGAGACTGGCTTAAAATCTTTAAACGATGATTTTGATCGTATGTTTGAAGCTTTTGAAAACTTACAAATGTTAGATGCTCTTGCTGGTAAAGATGATGGCAAGGCAGCTTTTATCAATATCCATCCAGGGGCTGGTGGAACGGAATCCCAAGACTGGGCCGATATGTTACTGCGAATGTACACAAGATTTTGTGAACAAAAAGGATATCGTGCGGAACTTGTGGATTACCAACCGGGGGAAACGGCAGGAATCAAAAATGCCACGCTTTACATCCAAGGGGATCATCCTTTTGGTTATTTAAAATGTGAATCGGGTGTACATCGTTTGGTTCGTATTTCCCCTTTTGATTCTAACAAAAGAAGACATACTTCCTTTGCCTCCGTCTATGTAACACCGGAAGTTGATGATGACATCCAAGTGAACATCGAAGAAAAAGACCTTCGTGTGGATGTCTATCGTTCCTCGGGTGCTGGGGGACAGCACGTAAACACTACCGACTCTGCTGTCCGAATCACACACATTCCTACAGGTGTCGTGGTCTCATGCCAGATGGAAAGATCCCAAATCAAAAATCGTGACACGGCAATGAAAATGCTCCGTGCTCGTTTGTATGAAATGGAAAAACAAAAAGCGGAAGAAGAAAACGCAAAAAAAGCGGGTGAAAAACGTGATATTTCTTGGGGATCACAAATTCGAAGTTATGTGTTTCACCCTTACAATTTGGTAAAAGACCACAGGACGGATTTTGAAACAGGAAACGTTCATGCTGTGATGGATGGAGACTTGGAAGATTTTATTATTGCTTACTTAAAATACCTGACAAACCAAAAGGCAAACGCGAAAGTATAA
- the lepB gene encoding signal peptidase I: protein MDMETETKVSRWWFKFKRYTRRSLLLFLFLCFLLFVRIFLFQIYSIQGNSMYPTLEHGSVVFVWKGGFAISAKFFGTPLLYTDPKIEKLDLVLFVSQEDELVVKRVIGLPGEFYSIESGRVLIDSTELLENYLPQGTYTSEPSTSIFLNRHNSPFLAMDKQGRIPPGYYLLLGDNRQYSTDSRSFGLVPVEKIKGKVIFYF from the coding sequence ATGGATATGGAAACAGAAACTAAAGTCTCCCGGTGGTGGTTCAAATTCAAACGTTACACTCGACGTAGCCTTTTGCTGTTTTTATTTCTCTGTTTCCTCCTATTTGTCCGCATTTTTTTATTCCAAATTTATTCCATCCAAGGGAATTCCATGTATCCAACCCTAGAACATGGGTCGGTGGTTTTTGTTTGGAAAGGTGGATTTGCCATTTCCGCAAAATTCTTTGGAACTCCCCTACTTTATACAGATCCAAAAATTGAAAAACTAGATTTGGTTTTATTTGTAAGCCAAGAAGATGAATTAGTCGTCAAACGAGTGATAGGTTTACCAGGGGAATTTTATTCCATCGAATCTGGACGGGTATTGATCGATTCCACGGAGTTATTGGAAAATTATCTTCCCCAAGGAACCTACACAAGCGAACCAAGTACTTCCATATTTCTGAATCGTCACAACTCTCCTTTTCTTGCAATGGACAAACAAGGAAGGATCCCTCCAGGTTATTATCTTCTCCTAGGTGACAACAGACAATATTCAACGGACTCACGTTCGTTTGGACTTGTACCTGTTGAAAAAATCAAAGGCAAAGTTATCTTTTATTTCTAA
- a CDS encoding motility associated factor glycosyltransferase family protein, whose protein sequence is MNHSNLEKNLAAIPSPLAEVILNLGNPSETTNSLDSESNYTYQLTKSKTGDPTLELDGVWIHSRFDPKKEAERFATELPHDGSERIYLLFGAGLGYIIPYLIEREKVTIIWMEPHAFFIKEAFQIFDFSKALLEGKLILITGQGMEDQLSEAVKGKGTHPISFVPHRGSWQWRESDYLKLRHTAEQMFHKKDVNLATLTRFEKIWAKNICYNLPELSKYRPVSDLFGIAEGISIVVCGAGPSLSESIPDLKKYRNQFLLLAVDTALPILTSFGVDPDLIFSVDPQALNSQYLEDYVGDGILIFDPTSTYLSLRLDKGPNKGFVTSSPFPLIGLLERTGPSEIGSVPFGGSVSTNTASLATLMGAQSVFLVGQDLSFTKGLAHSKGAVLEERLNYLESRKFRREKHNYKQLFALPQKKVTGNLGETYITNEKMLIFKKWFEDHAKENPWTNLTKFGTKLEGIPHSHFEKEFASDENEIKIQTNLVQSVRSQIQSQLKKEDPFFDQKQLVSEIKSTTESLLDFVSTVKRGLTVSERIYNQIKRNQINPKTFSEDIKQMDAIDEQVSNKKGLNEILSLGIQRVILTITEGYDDNLTLEEKEDPRLAVAKKSLLLYEGLYTSVQSTKRMLTKSLYRLLQ, encoded by the coding sequence GTGAACCATTCGAATTTGGAAAAAAATCTAGCGGCTATACCATCTCCATTAGCAGAAGTAATTCTAAATTTAGGAAATCCATCCGAGACTACGAATTCATTAGATTCCGAATCAAATTATACTTACCAACTAACAAAATCTAAAACAGGAGATCCTACATTAGAATTAGATGGAGTTTGGATTCATAGTCGGTTTGATCCCAAAAAAGAAGCAGAACGATTTGCCACCGAACTTCCCCATGACGGCAGCGAACGCATTTATCTATTGTTTGGTGCTGGTCTTGGATATATCATTCCTTACCTGATAGAAAGAGAAAAAGTAACCATCATTTGGATGGAACCTCATGCGTTTTTCATTAAGGAAGCATTCCAAATTTTTGATTTTTCCAAAGCACTGTTAGAGGGAAAACTAATCCTCATCACAGGTCAAGGAATGGAAGACCAACTCTCTGAAGCTGTCAAAGGAAAGGGCACTCATCCTATTAGTTTTGTTCCTCACCGCGGCTCTTGGCAATGGAGAGAATCCGATTATTTAAAACTTCGCCATACCGCCGAACAGATGTTTCACAAAAAAGATGTGAACCTTGCCACACTCACTCGGTTTGAAAAAATCTGGGCCAAAAATATTTGTTACAACCTTCCTGAATTATCTAAGTATCGTCCTGTTTCCGATCTATTTGGAATTGCAGAAGGGATCTCTATTGTGGTTTGCGGGGCAGGTCCAAGCCTATCCGAATCCATACCTGATTTAAAAAAATACAGAAACCAATTTCTGCTTCTAGCAGTGGACACAGCCCTTCCCATCCTCACCTCTTTTGGTGTTGATCCTGATTTGATTTTTTCTGTAGACCCGCAAGCCTTAAACAGCCAATACCTCGAAGATTATGTTGGAGATGGGATTCTTATTTTTGACCCCACATCCACTTATTTAAGTTTGCGATTAGACAAAGGACCAAACAAGGGTTTTGTGACTTCTTCTCCTTTTCCTTTGATTGGACTACTGGAAAGAACTGGCCCCAGTGAAATTGGATCTGTTCCTTTTGGAGGTTCCGTTTCCACCAATACCGCAAGTCTTGCCACTCTTATGGGTGCCCAGTCTGTTTTTTTAGTGGGTCAGGACTTGAGTTTTACGAAAGGTCTTGCACATTCCAAGGGGGCCGTACTCGAAGAACGATTGAACTATTTAGAATCTAGAAAGTTTCGCCGAGAAAAACATAACTACAAACAGCTGTTTGCTTTACCCCAAAAAAAAGTAACAGGAAACTTAGGGGAAACATATATCACCAATGAGAAGATGTTAATCTTTAAAAAATGGTTTGAAGACCATGCCAAAGAAAATCCTTGGACCAACCTCACCAAGTTTGGTACCAAATTAGAAGGAATTCCTCATTCCCATTTTGAAAAGGAGTTTGCGAGTGATGAAAACGAAATAAAAATCCAAACTAATTTAGTACAATCCGTTCGCAGTCAAATCCAATCTCAGCTGAAAAAAGAAGATCCCTTTTTCGATCAAAAACAATTGGTTTCAGAAATTAAATCCACAACAGAAAGTTTATTAGATTTTGTATCCACTGTCAAACGAGGACTCACAGTTTCAGAGAGGATTTACAACCAAATCAAACGAAACCAAATCAATCCCAAAACTTTTTCCGAAGATATCAAACAAATGGATGCAATTGATGAACAAGTGTCTAACAAAAAGGGTTTGAACGAAATATTAAGTTTAGGAATCCAAAGGGTGATTTTAACCATCACGGAAGGTTATGATGACAACCTAACTTTGGAAGAAAAAGAAGATCCGAGGCTAGCTGTGGCAAAAAAATCTTTGTTGTTGTATGAAGGTTTGTATACATCCGTTCAGTCCACCAAACGGATGCTCACCAAATCACTCTATCGTCTGTTGCAATGA